The Triticum urartu cultivar G1812 unplaced genomic scaffold, Tu2.1 TuUngrouped_contig_5085, whole genome shotgun sequence DNA segment ACAGATACTCTTACCGCACACTGTTGTAGATTGCAACTTTTGTTTTACAAGAGGTACAAAAGATGTCACATTGGAAACAATATTGCTAGGCTTAGATTGTCTATCAACATTGGCTTCACTCCTGTGTCTTCCATTTCTGCTCTTTAGTTCTGCCGTGCCTTGTTTGTCAACATTTGCTTCACTCCTGTGTCTTCCATTTGTGCTACTGATTATTTCTGTCGTACCTAATCTGCCATGAAGAGAACGGGATGCTTTCCCTTCTCTCTTAACTGAAGTAGGGTGATTGTATTTTCGCTTAATGCTATCATTTTTTATATTTGAATGATGAGTGAGCTCACGACTGACAGATTCTGCACTCAAGCCTATGCTGTTACCTTTATCCATGCATCTCATCGAAAGAGATGGAGAATTTCCATTGTTTTGACATAATCCGGTAATATCCTGAAGTGCTGTTCTCTCAGAGGACCGCTGGCATGAGTAATTCACATCCACAGATCCAGGAGCCATGTCTTGGTACTCATCTTCTTCCAGAATACTGTTATCTTCATCAATTCGGAAGATTTTAAGTTCAGGAATAGAACCCATATGTTCTGAACCAGATCCACATCTTGATGAAATTTTCTGGAGGCTATATTTTTCAACTGACGGAGTCAACGGAGTTTCATTAATCTCTTGTCTGCTGCTAGCATTTGAAGAGCACGAGGCTACGTCATCAGAAATGAAAAACGAATCAAGTTCCGATCCATATCCAAAAGAGCCCATAACGCTGCGACTTTTTCTTGGTGACATAGTTGTCAATAGCTGATGCAAACTACTCGCTGTGTTGGTATTATACTTGTTTGGAGGACCTGAGCTGATGGTGCCTAATTGGCAAGAATCGTGAAGGGACTCAAATGACCTTTTTCCGATAATTGGGCTGTCAAATTGGCCAGGAACATCAAATCTCTCGAATACTGGCATTGAAATAGCAGCACCAGGCAGCAAATGTCCCTTTGGATCATAACTTTTATATATCCTACCACGTTTAACATTGGATCCATAACATAATTTCCCATGAAACAGTGCATTCGGAGCAGATGCTTGTTCACCATGTTGATCTAAAGCATAACTTGGGAATTGAGTAAATGGTTCCGTTCCAGAATAATTTTCTTGATTTAATATTGCAATTGGAGATGATAAGTTATCCGTCTCAAGAGCCATTTCCTGGTCTGCCACACTTGCAGCAGTGACATTTAGGTCTTGACCTTCTAAGCAAGTACCTTCCTGCCAACAAAAAGAACAACAGTAAATACGCTAGGACTTACTAGCACACATAAAATAGCAAGTGCAATATAGACTGAAGCGTGCACATTACCCAACTCTACCAATTATAAATGCCAACAAATCAAATCTAATACTAACGGGTGCAGTACTACTGTAGAAGGGCCATCAAATCAACATGGATGTTACAAACTTGCCAGGCACGGAATTTGTATGTTCATCAGTACAAAATCGTGATGAAATACCCATGAATATTCCTATCAGCTATCCCTTAGAGAGATAATAAAAACAAGAAATAGAGAAGCTACGTGACTGTTTGCGAATTTGTCAGAGCAAAGCATCCAAAGAAAAGGCTCCACCAATAATGCAGACAGACTGAGCATTACCACTAGTTTACTACTTCATGACATATTTTGCAAGCAAAAAATATAACCAGTTCTTCCATAATAAATAAACATTTATATTATTCAGAGAGGAAAGGGAACTGGTAGTCCGGTGCACTTGCTGAGCACATACCTGTTGTGTGCAGTTTTCCTCGTTATGAGATAGGATGCCAGAGCAATAAGGCAAAGCAGCAGTCGTTGTCAGAAAGTCAACTTCCAACTTATTTTGTTTCTGTTCTTGAGAAGTTTTGAAGATCCTTCCCTCCAATGCTCTCCTGCTGGTGCTTGCAGTAGGAGAGTTATCAAGGACAACATTTAATAGGCTAGTTGCGTTTCTTCTTCCCCGTGAAGAATTCCCATTTCCATAAACATCACTTGCAGCATTTCCCCCCTCTGATGCCAGAGACATGCTCTTGCAGGATCCTGAACTCCTTGAGAAGTAAGGACTCGAAGGATGGGATTTCTCCGAGAAATTTGTCGCAGTCAACATAGGACCAGCAATGTCAACTTGGTGGTTCAGAGACAATGAATTTGTGCAAGATGTCCTGGAAAGGTCAAAGTCTGATCGGCGCCTTATTCTTCTCCTTTTAGATGACAAACTATCATTTCCTTTAACTCCATCTTGAACAGACCTCTTCTGGTCACAAGCAGCACTGCTTCTGTCTGACTTGAGCAGATTAATTTTCTCATGTGATGCTGCACTACGTAAGAGGTACTGAACAGAAGGTTGTGAAAATTTCCGTTTATCGTTTTCTGCTGTACATGAATTAACATTTTCTTTAACAGCATTCTCAAGAAAAGAGGTCTTTTGTTCTGTTCCTGCAAGATAAGAAACAATGTAAGGACATGCACAATAACTTTTGCTACCAAAAAAACTAGCAAATATATGTTCAACAAATAGCAAGCATGGTACCATTTTGTTGCAGATCTTCGGCCGAAGTCATACTGTTCCTTTCAGTTGAGTGCATTTCGCCGGTTCTCCTAGCTGAAGCACTGCTCATAACTTCTGGCACTGCACACTCATCTTTTTTGTTGCTGACAGAAATGTTGCATGCTTTGGTCAAAGCTGACAATTTTACCTGAACATCATCCAACTTTCCTGAACGGCAGTTGACCCCATCATATGCTGCCTTCACATTGAGTGTCTCGTTTTGTGTGACTGGGGAAGCATGGCCAAAGGGAGTCTCCACATCGGTCTCCTTGAATTCTAAAGATGTTCTGGCCAACAAATGTTGCTCCTGAGATAAGTGATTTTCTTCAGATACAGAGACATTTACAACAGCACAACCATTGGAATGTGTGTCATTACTTTGTATTTCATAAGGAGAGAGGCTTGTTTTATAAGCGTCACCCAAAGGACTAGTCTGAGGTTGAAGCTGCTCAGGGCATTCAGCAGACTCCAATTGGGAGCCGTGGTTATCCACATCATTTACAGGTAAATGTGAGAGGTCCTCACTATCGGCCTTCTCTAACAGACTGCCCAGCAATATTTGTGATGACGCATGAACCCCAAAACTAGTATCAGCTAGTGGGGTAGGTGACTGCAGAGTTTCACTGTATGGAGGATGTGAAACATGAGAATCAGAGCACTGTTGTTCGAAAGACACAGAACTCCGAGTGATGATCCGATCTGAAGAACTGTCAGGTCTCGTCATTCTTTCAGTATCTTCTATAGTCTGAGATTGAACCTGCTCTGGACATTCAGCGGACTCCAAGTGGGAGCATTCTTTATCCACATCATTTACAGGTGAATGTGAGAGGTCCTCGCTGTCGGCCTCCTCTAACAGACTGTCCGGCAATATTTGTGATGATGCAGGAACCCCAAAACTAGTATCAGCTAGTGGGGTAGGTGACTGCAAAGTATCACTGTATGGAGGATGTGAAACATGGGAATCAGAGAACTGTTGTTCGGAAGACACAGAACTCCGAGTGATGATCTGATCTGAAGAACTGTCAGGTCTCATTATTCTTTCAGTATCTTCTACAGTCTGAAGTTGAAGCTGCTCTGGACATTCAGTGGACTCCAATTGGGAGCATTGGTTATCCACCTCAATTACAGGTGAATGTGAGAGGTCCTCACTGTCGGCCTCCTCTAACAGACTGTCCGGCAATATTTGTGATGATGCAGGAGCCCCAAAAATAGTATCACCTAGTTGGGTAGGTGACTGCAAAGTTTCACTGTATGGAGGATGTGAAACATGAGAATCAGAGCACTGTTGTTCAAAAGACACAGAACTCCGAGTGATGATCCGATGTGAAGAACTGTCAGGTCTCGTTAGTCTTTCAGTATCTTCTGCAGTGTGCAGTGTATCCCTTTCAACCAATAGTATGCCGGTAGGATTAGGTACTTCAAGTAAAGTGGTCGGAGATTGGTCCTCCTTTCCGGAATGCACGCCAGTAAGATCAAGAATGGCACATTCCAAAGCACTTTTCTGCTGCTGCTTCACTGGTGCACTGTCAGGGTTCAAATATCCTGATTCCACACCATCAAGCAATAATCTGCCCATAGAACGAGGAACTTGAGAATAGCTGGTAGAAGATGGGTCTTCGTTTAAGGGATGCGCCTCAGCAAGATCAAGATTGGCACCTTCCAGAGCACATACTGGTTGCTGCATCGTCTGTTCACTTGCAGAATTCATGCAAACTGATTCAACACCATCAAATTGAAGTTTTTTCGGCTCAACCGACAGATAAGTTTCAGGGAGTGCATGGCACACACTGCTTGTAACTTGCACTTCAAAAGAACTTCTAACAGAAACCTTGACATTATTATCATAACTGACAATCTGGTTTTGAGAACAATCTAACTGAACTCCTTGATTTCCAAGATCACCATCTTTACTGCACTTGACGAATTCAGTTGATCTATCCTGGTTGGCATAAAAACCTTTCTCCTGACCTGGCAAAGAGGCCATTGTTCCAGCATTGTTTTCACCATCACCACATGGTTTGGAGGATAATGATGCAGTTGTTTTGTTCGAACCTGCAGTTGCAAGTTCAGACCTCTGCATCCTGTCTTGCATAACATCACTGGTTCCACTATTTGTAGCTTGACCCTTCTCACGCGAGCGATCTTCAATATGCCGCTGCCTTGACCTGGAACGCTTTACCACAGAGAACATGTTGACATCAGAATTAGCCTCAACAATCTCCTGGTCAACTGAAACCTGTTTTTGCTGAGGCACTTCATGTTGGTTAGTATCCATGGTGTCACAAATAGTGTCTAGACCAGCATATCCATCTGGAACCACCACATTTCTGAGTGAAATACTAGGCACAGCTGGTGGCTGAAAGACAGTTCTGTTGGTTGCTGGTGTAGTAATCTGGCTTCCAGCGAAAAGTAACCCCGGAACAATTGGTTTACCATTTAGCTCTACAAGTAAACAAGCAGTTCAGTTAACGAATAGAAGGTGTCAAAAGCAATGTGCAAGGGAGTAAAATCGGACACCAATGGTGAACAAAAGGCTAAATAAACAAAGAATCGGTGTATTTACAGCAAATTTCAGAATCACTAGCCAACCAGTTAGTAACTCACGAGTGCTTATAACCAGCACCCTGCAGGTGTGTCCCTCTCGGGTTCTAATAAACAAACAAGTTATAGGACCAACAGCACCAAACTGGCACACTCGAAATTCCCCAATCCAACACATAAAAGGATTTCCCAACAAAACAAAATGGCTAATCCTGTACGAATGTTGAACCACGCTAAACCAAAGACATATCAGATGGCCCACTAAAATGAGCCTGGGTGGTTATTTGCATTAAACTGCATCCGTAAATAACGCAGTACTAGTTATGTAGGCTGCTAATTATGTGGGATTAACTAGCAATCTGCACCTTCGGTGCTTGTTCTTAGGAAACTAAGTACTTGCGGATTTGTAGGAAGCAAATCTTTTGGTCTCAGGAAACTACTTGCAGTTTGGAGGAAGCAAATCTTTTAACTAATTTTATTCAAACTTGCTTCAGATGCAACTAATACTAGAGGAACAGGCGCGCTTTGCCGCACCCACTTGTAGCTTCATTTAGCCTTTCTTCTCACAGATAACAACACGACCGCAATCATGAAATCGCCGCAGAGTTACACAGTATGTCACAAACTTACAGTACATCACATGAATAGTTTCTCTAAACAGAAAACCATTTCATTAGGACTCTGGACAACAACAGGGTCAACTCCCTGACCATCTTCCTCGCTGTTAAACATTGACGATTAGTAATCAGCAGGGACACAATTGTGATAGTTCAAGTTCTTTTTAGTTTGCCGTAAGTAACCACTTGCTTGAAAATTACAGATGCACTATAGGGTGAGATGTGTCATACACAAAATGTAAAGAACTATTAGAACAACACAAAATGTAAAGATCTATTAGGATAACATACAGCTGAAAAGAACCTCAATTTGGGCTAAAATGCATTCTACAACTTTCTGTTGCACCGAATACCAGGTATAAA contains these protein-coding regions:
- the LOC125528752 gene encoding uncharacterized protein LOC125528752 isoform X2; translated protein: MENLFMQVFERRDWVTGQMRQQVDSHAESLACAFLAAGHRPPPWLLPSCAAGPQELNGKPIVPGLLFAGSQITTPATNRTVFQPPAVPSISLRNVVVPDGYAGLDTICDTMDTNQHEVPQQKQVSVDQEIVEANSDVNMFSVVKRSRSRQRHIEDRSREKGQATNSGTSDVMQDRMQRSELATAGSNKTTASLSSKPCGDGENNAGTMASLPGQEKGFYANQDRSTEFVKCSKDGDLGNQGVQLDCSQNQIVSYDNNVKVSVRSSFEVQVTSSVCHALPETYLSVEPKKLQFDGVESVCMNSASEQTMQQPVCALEGANLDLAEAHPLNEDPSSTSYSQVPRSMGRLLLDGVESGYLNPDSAPVKQQQKSALECAILDLTGVHSGKEDQSPTTLLEVPNPTGILLVERDTLHTAEDTERLTRPDSSSHRIITRSSVSFEQQCSDSHVSHPPYSETLQSPTQLGDTIFGAPASSQILPDSLLEEADSEDLSHSPVIEVDNQCSQLESTECPEQLQLQTVEDTERIMRPDSSSDQIITRSSVSSEQQFSDSHVSHPPYSDTLQSPTPLADTSFGVPASSQILPDSLLEEADSEDLSHSPVNDVDKECSHLESAECPEQVQSQTIEDTERMTRPDSSSDRIITRSSVSFEQQCSDSHVSHPPYSETLQSPTPLADTSFGVHASSQILLGSLLEKADSEDLSHLPVNDVDNHGSQLESAECPEQLQPQTSPLGDAYKTSLSPYEIQSNDTHSNGCAVVNVSVSEENHLSQEQHLLARTSLEFKETDVETPFGHASPVTQNETLNVKAAYDGVNCRSGKLDDVQVKLSALTKACNISVSNKKDECAVPEVMSSASARRTGEMHSTERNSMTSAEDLQQNGTEQKTSFLENAVKENVNSCTAENDKRKFSQPSVQYLLRSAASHEKINLLKSDRSSAACDQKRSVQDGVKGNDSLSSKRRRIRRRSDFDLSRTSCTNSLSLNHQVDIAGPMLTATNFSEKSHPSSPYFSRSSGSCKSMSLASEGGNAASDVYGNGNSSRGRRNATSLLNVVLDNSPTASTSRRALEGRIFKTSQEQKQNKLEVDFLTTTAALPYCSGILSHNEENCTQQEGTCLEGQDLNVTAASVADQEMALETDNLSSPIAILNQENYSGTEPFTQFPSYALDQHGEQASAPNALFHGKLCYGSNVKRGRIYKSYDPKGHLLPGAAISMPVFERFDVPGQFDSPIIGKRSFESLHDSCQLGTISSGPPNKYNTNTASSLHQLLTTMSPRKSRSVMGSFGYGSELDSFFISDDVASCSSNASSRQEINETPLTPSVEKYSLQKISSRCGSGSEHMGSIPELKIFRIDEDNSILEEDEYQDMAPGSVDVNYSCQRSSERTALQDITGLCQNNGNSPSLSMRCMDKGNSIGLSAESVSRELTHHSNIKNDSIKRKYNHPTSVKREGKASRSLHGRLGTTEIISSTNGRHRSEANVDKQGTAELKSRNGRHRSEANVDRQSKPSNIVSNVTSFVPLVKQKLQSTTVCVKKDVKVKALKAAEAAKRLEEKKQKEQEKRKAAAKAERERLKQEKELKQKLEEEQKKKREVDAAAKKRQREEGEKRETMKKRKCMDEARKQQKQPMDKQRGMKDEKDARQKASDNMEPRKNLVDVGKSQVKSDEATEHALRYKANESKDEKGVAVDDRNASFGSDAKENILNSLESYTMTPYKDSDDEDDDDYDEHEQEARRRRKFVPSWARKENLDNILLSNKTLDPREIFARKLSFNIPEVLSAPVPQRGLR
- the LOC125528752 gene encoding uncharacterized protein LOC125528752 isoform X1, which codes for MENLFMQVFERRDWVTGQMRQQVDSHAESLACAFLAAGHRPPPWLLPSCAAGPQELNGKPIVPGLLFAGSQITTPATNRTVFQPPAVPSISLRNVVVPDGYAGLDTICDTMDTNQHEVPQQKQVSVDQEIVEANSDVNMFSVVKRSRSRQRHIEDRSREKGQATNSGTSDVMQDRMQRSELATAGSNKTTASLSSKPCGDGENNAGTMASLPGQEKGFYANQDRSTEFVKCSKDGDLGNQGVQLDCSQNQIVSYDNNVKVSVRSSFEVQVTSSVCHALPETYLSVEPKKLQFDGVESVCMNSASEQTMQQPVCALEGANLDLAEAHPLNEDPSSTSYSQVPRSMGRLLLDGVESGYLNPDSAPVKQQQKSALECAILDLTGVHSGKEDQSPTTLLEVPNPTGILLVERDTLHTAEDTERLTRPDSSSHRIITRSSVSFEQQCSDSHVSHPPYSETLQSPTQLGDTIFGAPASSQILPDSLLEEADSEDLSHSPVIEVDNQCSQLESTECPEQLQLQTVEDTERIMRPDSSSDQIITRSSVSSEQQFSDSHVSHPPYSDTLQSPTPLADTSFGVPASSQILPDSLLEEADSEDLSHSPVNDVDKECSHLESAECPEQVQSQTIEDTERMTRPDSSSDRIITRSSVSFEQQCSDSHVSHPPYSETLQSPTPLADTSFGVHASSQILLGSLLEKADSEDLSHLPVNDVDNHGSQLESAECPEQLQPQTSPLGDAYKTSLSPYEIQSNDTHSNGCAVVNVSVSEENHLSQEQHLLARTSLEFKETDVETPFGHASPVTQNETLNVKAAYDGVNCRSGKLDDVQVKLSALTKACNISVSNKKDECAVPEVMSSASARRTGEMHSTERNSMTSAEDLQQNGTEQKTSFLENAVKENVNSCTAENDKRKFSQPSVQYLLRSAASHEKINLLKSDRSSAACDQKRSVQDGVKGNDSLSSKRRRIRRRSDFDLSRTSCTNSLSLNHQVDIAGPMLTATNFSEKSHPSSPYFSRSSGSCKSMSLASEGGNAASDVYGNGNSSRGRRNATSLLNVVLDNSPTASTSRRALEGRIFKTSQEQKQNKLEVDFLTTTAALPYCSGILSHNEENCTQQEGTCLEGQDLNVTAASVADQEMALETDNLSSPIAILNQENYSGTEPFTQFPSYALDQHGEQASAPNALFHGKLCYGSNVKRGRIYKSYDPKGHLLPGAAISMPVFERFDVPGQFDSPIIGKRSFESLHDSCQLGTISSGPPNKYNTNTASSLHQLLTTMSPRKSRSVMGSFGYGSELDSFFISDDVASCSSNASSRQEINETPLTPSVEKYSLQKISSRCGSGSEHMGSIPELKIFRIDEDNSILEEDEYQDMAPGSVDVNYSCQRSSERTALQDITGLCQNNGNSPSLSMRCMDKGNSIGLSAESVSRELTHHSNIKNDSIKRKYNHPTSVKREGKASRSLHGRLGTTEIISSTNGRHRSEANVDKQGTAELKSRNGRHRSEANVDRQSKPSNIVSNVTSFVPLVKQKLQSTTVCVKKDVKVKALKAAEAAKRLEEKKQKEQEKRKAAAKAERERLKQEKELKQKLEEEQKKKREVDAAAKKRQREEGEKRETMKKRKCMDEARKQQKQPMDKQRGMKDEKDARQKASDNMEPRKNLVDVGKSQVKSDEATEHALRYKANESKDEKGVAVDDRNASFGSDAKENILNSLEESYTMTPYKDSDDEDDDDYDEHEQEARRRRKFVPSWARKENLDNILLSNKTLDPREIFARKLSFNIPEVLSAPVPQRGLR